GTGATTACCCATCTGGTGCAGTACAATGATCATATCTTTAGAGCTCTCTTCGATCAGTCTATCCAAACCGACCAGCATACCAACATCACGACACTCTCCTTCACACACAGTATTGTTATCAGGCGTTTTATACTGCTCATATTTGACTCTGTCTGCCACTCCCTTTGAGTCTGAGTTATTGTCTCTCCATAACACCTCTACACCAGCATGGGAGAGTACATCGAGTACATTCTCTCTATGAAGTCCTTTTTGTGTATCATAGTCGTTTCTGTCATAAATGGAGAACATACAAGGTACAGAAACCGCTGTGGTGGTCCCGCAGGAATACATATTTGAAAAATTGATGATATCTTCCTGTTGGATCAATGGATTCGTCTCTCTTTGATACCCATTCAGTGAAAAATGATCGGCACGTGTCGCTTCACCCACCACCATGATCACTACTTTTCTCTTCTCCGTTTTCTCTATCTTTGCATCTAATCCTGTCTGTGTGAGTGGCATATCCGTCTCTGTGACCTGTTCTTTGACATAAGAGCCCAAAGCGTAAAGTCCATAGGTTGGATTGGTATAAGAACGTAAGATCTTATGCTCTCTGAAAAATGAGGTATAGTGTTTGGAAAAAGGAAGCATCACCACAAAGATCAAAGCAAAACTGCCTACACTCAGTTTTAATTTTGAAAACAATTCCTTTTTTATACCATGATACACGATAGGTGTTTTATAGATAAAATAGGAAGGCAGAACTCCAAGCAGTATTACATAACCAAACAGTTTCCAGCTCATAAGATCAGAGGCTTCATGTATGTCTGTCTGGACCGTATTTTCGATCATCGTTGTATCCATAATGACATTATAGGTTTGCATAAAATAGTTTGCAGTCGCTGCCGTCATCAACATGACTATAAGCAATGGCTTAGTGACATATCTCCAACTTAAAAGAGAGCATAAAAGGATTAAAAAAAGAGTAAAGACCAACCCCTGAGACATGACAAAAGGTGCATAGGTACTATCAAAAGGATATACTTCCAACACATGCTTAAAAAATGAAACATTGGTAAACAGTACGATAAATAAC
The sequence above is drawn from the Sulfurovum sp. TSL1 genome and encodes:
- a CDS encoding phosphoethanolamine transferase; its protein translation is MKPRTSTALIVGVSLFIVLFTNVSFFKHVLEVYPFDSTYAPFVMSQGLVFTLFLILLCSLLSWRYVTKPLLIVMLMTAATANYFMQTYNVIMDTTMIENTVQTDIHEASDLMSWKLFGYVILLGVLPSYFIYKTPIVYHGIKKELFSKLKLSVGSFALIFVVMLPFSKHYTSFFREHKILRSYTNPTYGLYALGSYVKEQVTETDMPLTQTGLDAKIEKTEKRKVVIMVVGEATRADHFSLNGYQRETNPLIQQEDIINFSNMYSCGTTTAVSVPCMFSIYDRNDYDTQKGLHRENVLDVLSHAGVEVLWRDNNSDSKGVADRVKYEQYKTPDNNTVCEGECRDVGMLVGLDRLIEESSKDMIIVLHQMGNHGPAYYKRYPKEFERFTPTCQTNQLEECSQEEIANAYDNALLYTDYFLSQTVGLLKKYEDTVDTAMFYMADHGESLGEGGFYLHGLPYFIAPDAQKHVASVLWLGKNFPLNKEEIRKASSYEFSQDNLFSTLLGLFDVQTSVYDKKMDMLKFTNL